The following DNA comes from Streptomyces globosus.
CGAGCTGGAGGCCCGCCCCGGCGCCGGGGAATGGATGGCGCCCGCCAAGGTCGAACAGCTGGCCCGCGACTACGGCTCCCTCCTGCCCTACGACATCACCTTCGACGACGGCACGGGCGGCGAGCCGCGGCCGGTCACCGACCGGCCCGCCGTCTGGGACCGCCCCTTCCCCACACCGGCCGCCCGCCGCGTCGCGCTCGCCGGCCACTGCTCCGGACTCTTCGGGTTCACCCCGCTCGACAGCATCGATCTCGACCTGCCGCTCGCCGGAGTCCGCGGCGTCGCGTACGTCCTGCCCGAGCCGACCAGCCCGGCCCACCGCTCCGGCCACCGCGTCCACCTCAAGGGCATGCTCCTCACGGACCGGGCCGACAACCTGCTGCCCGACTGGGCGTTCTTCGTACGCGCCGTCCTGGACACCGACACCCTCCGGCCGACCGCGTCCCGTGAGAACCTGTACGACGACGAGACCCTGGCCGCCGTCCGCGAGGCCCTCGGCGCCCGCATCCGCGCCTGGCTCGCCGAGCTTGCCGCGAGCGACCCGGAGCGCCTGGCCGCGTTCCTGGCCGTCCACCACCTCGGGGTGAAGTCCCTCGCCCGGCACGACCCCGAGCTCCTCGGCCTGATGCTGCCCTGGCTGCCGTTCGAGACCAGCGACGGATCGATGAGCCTCCAGGAGTTCACGGCCGCCCACCCCGAGATCCACTTCACCCGGTCCGTCGAGGAGTTCCGCCAGATCGCCCCGATCGCAGCCGCCCACGGGCTCGGCGTCGTCAATGCCGGATACACCTACGACGCAGACCTGCTCGCCCTGCTGCCTGCCGTACGGCCGGAGCTCAAGGTCGCCGAGCTCGACGCCGGAGCCGTCACCGAGCGGCTGGACCCCGTCCCGACCGCGGCCGAACTGGCCCTCGCCCCGTTCCTGTCCACCGCCCGCACCCGCCTCCAGGCACAGGGCTGCGACGTGGTGCTGCGCGCGTTCCAGCCCGTCTCCGTCCCCGCGCTGTACCTCGACGACCGGCAGGCCCGCCAGGAGCGCGACCGCACCGCCGCCCTCGACAGCGCCGACTCCCTGTGGACCGGCATCCTCGGCGCGCTGCGCGGGTCGGCG
Coding sequences within:
- a CDS encoding HSP90 family protein, translating into MTSASAAALPADPGANTFQVDLRGLVDLLSHHLYSSPRVYVRELLQNAVDAVTARHAVDPQAAIRIRLAASGGRVTIEDSGIGLTADEAHSLLATIGRSSKRGGEHGLENARREFLGQFGIGLLACFVVARRIRVTTRSARDPQAAPVEWLAADDGTYTVRELPHDARREPGTTVELEARPGAGEWMAPAKVEQLARDYGSLLPYDITFDDGTGGEPRPVTDRPAVWDRPFPTPAARRVALAGHCSGLFGFTPLDSIDLDLPLAGVRGVAYVLPEPTSPAHRSGHRVHLKGMLLTDRADNLLPDWAFFVRAVLDTDTLRPTASRENLYDDETLAAVREALGARIRAWLAELAASDPERLAAFLAVHHLGVKSLARHDPELLGLMLPWLPFETSDGSMSLQEFTAAHPEIHFTRSVEEFRQIAPIAAAHGLGVVNAGYTYDADLLALLPAVRPELKVAELDAGAVTERLDPVPTAAELALAPFLSTARTRLQAQGCDVVLRAFQPVSVPALYLDDRQARQERDRTAALDSADSLWTGILGALRGSAPRARLVLNHNNPLIRRIASLPDEGLTGTAVESLYGQALLMSQRPLRAADTALLNRAFLGLLEWATHPADALEDPQ